From Budorcas taxicolor isolate Tak-1 chromosome 19, Takin1.1, whole genome shotgun sequence, the proteins below share one genomic window:
- the HSPB9 gene encoding heat shock protein beta-9 — protein MQRVGGSLPSGSQSASRCPSVAFTEQNQVATLPVQRLTEDVAAVRDNVHPEDGFQMKLYAHGFTPEELLVQVNSGCLVVTGQRQLEGCNPDGTGFRVAQKVHQQMSLPPDLDPAAMTCCLTPSGQLCVRGQCRALPPSEAQTGPASRFRSRGSKKLA, from the coding sequence ATGCAGCGGGTCGGTGGCAGTCTCCCTAGCGGGAGCCAGTCGGCCTCCCGATGTCCCAGCGTGGCCTTTACTGAACAGAACCAGGTGGCCACTCTACCGGTGCAGCGGCTCACGGAGGATGTGGCAGCTGTGCGGGACAACGTCCACCCGGAGGATGGCTTCCAGATGAAACTGTATGCCCATGGCTTCACCCCCGAGGAGCTGTTGGTTCAGGTGAACAGCGGATGCCTGGTGGTGACTGGCCAGCGACAACTGGAGGGCTGCAACCCGGATGGGACCGGCTTCCGCGTGGCGCAGAAGGTGCACCAGCAAATGTCACTACCACCGGACCTGGATCCCGCTGCCATGACTTGCTGCCTGACGCCCTCCGGCCAGCTGTGTGTCCGTGGCCAGTGCCGGGCACTGCCTCCCTCTGAGGCTCAAACAGGACCCGCCTCGAGATTCAGAAGCCGTGGCTCTAAGAAACTAGCCTGA